The Verrucomicrobiota bacterium genome segment AACGAACTTCGCCCCGAAGATTGCGTGCACACGCTCGTCGCCGTGCACACCAACGAAGGATTGATCGGCCTGGGCAGCGTGTTCACCAACGATCAACTCGTGCGGGCGGCGCTGGCGGTGCTCGAACCGCTTTACCGCGGCGAGAACGCGCTCGAACCCGAACGCGTCAGCGAGAAGCTCCACCAAAACACTTTCTGGCTCGGACGCGGCGGATCGATCACCCACACCATCAGCGGCATCGACATCGCGCTTTGGGATTTGCTTGGGAAGGCCACGGGCCAGCCCGTGGGGCGGCTGCTCGGCGGACGTTATCGCGAGCGCGTCCGGCCTTACGCGTCGATCCTCATGGATCAGCCCGAAGTGCTGGCCGGCCATTTGCACAAGATCAAAGCCCAAGGATTTCGCGCGTTCAAAATCGGTTGGGGACCGTTCGGACGCAAAAGCCACACACTCGACGAAGCTATCGTCCACGCGGCGCGCGAAGCGGTCGGGCCGGAGTCACTGCTCATGGTGGATGCCGGCGCCAGCGACGCGTTCTGGCCGCAAGGCTACAAATGGGCGCTGCGCACCGCGGACATGCTGGCGAACTACGATGTCTTTTGGTTCGAGGAGGCGCTGGTGCCCGACGCGCTCAACGATTACGTGGAGTTGCGCCGCCGCGCGCCATTGCCCATCGCCGGCGGCGAAGTGCTCACGCGCCGGCAAGCCTTTCAACCGTGGCTGCAGGCGGGCGCCTTCGACATCGTCCAACCCGACGTGACCAAAGTCGGCGGCATCAGCGAAGAACGTCGCATCGCGTGGATGGCGAAAGAGAATGGCGTGCGCTTCATTCCGCACGGGTGGAACACCGCTGTGGGTTTGGCCGCTGATTTACAACTGGCCTCGGCTTTTCCGGACACGGAACTCGTGGAGTACCTCACCGGATCGCCGTTCATCGACGAGATCGCCGGCGGCGGCTGGCGGCTGGATGCGGAAGGCATGCTAGCAATTCCCGACAAACCTGGACTCGGACTCGAACTGAATCGTGAGGCCGTAGCGAAATACACGCGCGGCGAACGGTTGTTGGATTAAATTAGGATGATTCCCAACGCCGTGTCATTAAGCGCGGTTTATTGGCCAATTGACAATCGTGTTCCTAAGCGCCAACTTCTCGACACATGAAACAGCCTGGCCCCGCACGTGGCAAGAGACCACTCGACTACCCAGAAGAAACCAAGGGCAGTCGTTTAGCCTCCGAAATACGACGTCAAACAAACAAACTCACCATGGAAGAGCGCCGGCAATTGTTCCACGAAGCCAGGGCAGTCATTTATGGCTGCAAACGGGCAACGGCGTCTCGCTCTCGACACAAATCTCCTGCTTGATTTGGCTGCTGGAGAGAACTTCGCGCTTGAATTTAGGGAGGTTTTTCAAGGGCGCGGCTATGCCTTATTCGTCCCGCCGACAGTCGGCGTGGAATTGCTTTGGAAACAGAAGTACGATCCCGCTAAACGCCAGCTTGCTCAACACGCGCTCCTCCGGATGAGAGAGTGGGGCATTCGCACGATCGAATTATCCGATATGAAGTCGGCGCTCGCAGAACAGTTTGCGCGTCGTCTGCTTCTCAATCAGTTGTTGCCGGAAGGGGAGTTCAACGACGGAATGATCCTGGGCGAAACGGCGCAAAGTGGGATCGCTCTGCTCGTGACTTCCGACAGACATCTGCTGAGCATCGAGGAAGAGGCCTTGTTGCTCGCGTTTCAGGACGCGGGCTTGTCACCGGTGCGTGCTGCGCATCCGAAGCGCCTGGTGCGCGCGTTACGCTGATCTGGTCGTCCAGATCAGATCCGTTCCGCCAACCGCGACGCCAGGCGTTGCAAGGCGGGCGAGCGATCCATCGGTTCGAGGTGCACGTCCAGCAAACAAAAATGGTCCCTCTCGCGTTCCGCCAGCGCGAGCGCACACTCCAGATCGCTTTCGGTGTTCACCGCGAATCCGTGGCCCGCGCCCAGGACATCGGGCAACCGATGATAATTCCACGGCAGCACGTCGTTGTAAGGGCCGTCCTGCATGTGGCGCTCGGTGCCGTAACCCGCGTTGTTCAGCACGATGACGATTGGGTTGAGCTGGTACCGGATCACAGTCGCAAGTTCCATCCCGGTCATTTGAAACGCGCCGTCGCCGACGAGCACCACGGGACGCAGCTTCGGATTTCCCAATTGCGCTCCGATTCCCGCCGGCACGCCGAAACCCATCGACGTGTAGTAAGCCGGCCCCAGAAATTCCGTGCGCTGATGAATGAACAGGTCCGCCGCGCCAAACAACGCGTCGCCCACGTCGGCCACCACCACGGTGTCGTCCTTCAGAAACGAGTTCAGCCGCTCGAACAGGCGTTTCACGGTAATCCGCTTGTGGTGGAGGAGCGGATTCTTCTCGCGCTCCTTCATTCCGGGCGCGCCGCTGATCACGACCACCGGCGATTTTTCCGCGAAAGCCTCGGCGGTCGTGTTGGCGACCTTCAGGCCGCCGACGCAATACGTGACGCAAACCGCGCCCAGGCCGCGCACGCGGGCGTAGGCA includes the following:
- a CDS encoding type II toxin-antitoxin system VapC family toxin; amino-acid sequence: MAANGQRRLALDTNLLLDLAAGENFALEFREVFQGRGYALFVPPTVGVELLWKQKYDPAKRQLAQHALLRMREWGIRTIELSDMKSALAEQFARRLLLNQLLPEGEFNDGMILGETAQSGIALLVTSDRHLLSIEEEALLLAFQDAGLSPVRAAHPKRLVRALR
- a CDS encoding mandelate racemase/muconate lactonizing enzyme family protein encodes the protein MKIREIKCAGLRGATPEGGWSNELRPEDCVHTLVAVHTNEGLIGLGSVFTNDQLVRAALAVLEPLYRGENALEPERVSEKLHQNTFWLGRGGSITHTISGIDIALWDLLGKATGQPVGRLLGGRYRERVRPYASILMDQPEVLAGHLHKIKAQGFRAFKIGWGPFGRKSHTLDEAIVHAAREAVGPESLLMVDAGASDAFWPQGYKWALRTADMLANYDVFWFEEALVPDALNDYVELRRRAPLPIAGGEVLTRRQAFQPWLQAGAFDIVQPDVTKVGGISEERRIAWMAKENGVRFIPHGWNTAVGLAADLQLASAFPDTELVEYLTGSPFIDEIAGGGWRLDAEGMLAIPDKPGLGLELNREAVAKYTRGERLLD